The Molothrus ater isolate BHLD 08-10-18 breed brown headed cowbird chromosome 18, BPBGC_Mater_1.1, whole genome shotgun sequence genome window below encodes:
- the LOC118693119 gene encoding LOW QUALITY PROTEIN: DNA polymerase epsilon catalytic subunit A-like (The sequence of the model RefSeq protein was modified relative to this genomic sequence to represent the inferred CDS: inserted 2 bases in 1 codon; substituted 1 base at 1 genomic stop codon): MGLRDGAETEPARRGRRPGGPRDLADGAGSGRDDASALSALKRLERAQRTDRLDALFGFERPAEPGERTGWLINMHPTEVLDEDRQSVSAVDYYFIQEDGSRFKVALPYKPYFYIATQKGCEREVSSFLSKKFQGKIAKLETVPKEDLDLPNHLVGLKRNYIKLSFNTVEDLLKVRKEISPAVRKNRERDQASDVYTTMLSSALSGGSLSTDDEGASKKIANQMDNIMDMREYDVPYHVRLSIDLKIHVAHWYNVRYQGNTYPPEITRRDDLVERPDPVVLAFDIETTKLPLKFPDADTDQIMMISYMIDGQGYLITNREIVSENIEDFEFTPKPEYEGPFCVFNEPDEAHLIRRWFEHVQETKPTIIVTYNGDFFDWPFVEARAAAHGINMYQEIGFQKDSQGEYKASQCIHMDCLRWVKRDSYLPVGSHNLKAAAKAKLGYDPVELDPEEMCRMAMEEPQTLATYSVSDAVATYYMYMKYVHPFIFALCTIIPMEPDEVLRKGSGTLCEALLMVQAYHANIIFPNKQEQEFNKLTEDGHVLDSETYVGGHVEALESGVFRSDIPCRFKMNPAAFDFLVQHVEKTLQHAIEEEEGLPLDQVTNFQEVCDEIKAKLNSLKDVPNRIECPLIYHLDVGAMYPNIILTNRLQPSAMVDEATCAACDFNKPGANCQRRMTWQWRGEFMPASRSEYHRIQQQLESEKFPPLFPDGPPRAFHELSQEEQAKYEKKRLADYCRKAYKKIHVTKVEERVTTICQRENSFYVDTVRAFRDRRYEFKGLHKVWKKKLSAAVETGDASEVKRCKNMEILYDSLQLAHKCILNSFYGYVMRKGARWYSMEMAGIVCFTGANIITQARELIEQIGRPLELDTDGIWCVLPNSFPENFVIKSTNIKKPKVTISYPGAMLNILVKEGFTNDQYQELQDPASLTYITRSENSIFFEVDGPYLAMILPASKEEGKKLKKRYAVFNEDGSLAELKGFEVKRRGELQLVKIFQSSVFEAFLKGSTLEEVYASVAKVADYWLDVLYSKAANMPDSELFELISENRSMSRKLEDYGEQKSTSISTAKRLAEFFGDQMVKDAGLSCRFIISKKPEGSPVTERAIPLAIFQLXPSVRKHXLRKWLKSPSLQDFNIRAE, translated from the exons ATGGGGCTGCGGGACGGCGCCGAGACCGAgccggcgcggcgggggcggcggccaGGCGGGCCCCGGGACCTGGCGGACGGCGCCGGGTCCGGCCGTGACGATGCTTCCGCGCTGTCGGCACTCAAGCGCCTGGAGCGGGCACAGCGCACGGACCGGCTGGACGCGCTGTTCGGCTTCGAGCGGCCCGCAGAGCCCGGTGAGCGGACAGGATGGCTCATCAACATGCACCCG ACGGAGGTGCTGGATGAGGACCGGCAGTCAGTGAGCGCAGTGGACTACTACTTCATCCAGGAGGATGGGAGCCGCTTCAAG GTGGCCCTACCCTACAAGCCCTACTTCTACATTGCTACTCAGAAG GGCTGTGAGCGGGAAGtgtcctccttcctctccaagAAGTTCCAAGGGAAGATTGCAAAGCTGGAAACTGTCCCCAAAGAGGACTTGGACTTG CCAAACCACTTGGTAGGCCTGAAGAGGAACTACATCAAGCTGTCCTTCAACACGGTGGAGGACTTGTTGAAGGTGCGGAAGGAAATCTCTCCTGCCGTGAGGAAAAACAGGGAGCGGGACCAGGCGAGTGATGTCTACACGACCATGCTGTCGAG TGCACTGAGTGGGGGCAGTCTAAGCACAGATGACGAAGGAGCCTCAAAAAAAATTGCCAACCAGATGGACAACATCATGGATATGCGGGAGTATGATGTACCTTACCACGTTCGCCTTTCCATTGATCTGAAGATCCATGTG GCTCACTGGTACAACGTGCGATATCAGGGCAACACCTACCCACCCGAAATCACCCGCCGAGATGACCTTGTGGAGAGGCCG GATCCTGTTGTTCTTGCCTTTGATATTGAAACAACCAAACTCCCTTTGAAGTTTCCTGATGCAGACACAGACCAGATCATGATGATCTCCTACATGATTGATGGGCAG GGCTACCTGATCACAAACAGGGAGATTGTCTCAGAGAACATTGAAGACTTTGAGTTTACTCCCAAGCCAGAGTATGAGGGTCCATTTTGTGTCTTTAACGAACCAGATGAG GCTCATTTAATCCGGAGATGGTTTGAACATGTCCAGGAGACCAAACCCACCATCATTGTCACATACAACGGAGACTTCTTTGACTG GCCCTTTGTGGaagcaagagcagcagctcatggaaTTAATATGTATCAGGAAATTGGGTTTCAGAAGGACAGCCAGGGAGAGTACAAAGCATCCCAGTGCATCCACATGGACTGTCTGAG GTGGGTGAAGAGAGACAGTTACCTCCCAGTGGGAAGTCACAACCTGAAAGCAGCAGCTAAAGCAAAACTGGGTTACGATCCAGTGGAGCTGGACCCTGAGGAGATGTGCCGGATGGCCATGGAGGAGCCTCAG ACCCTGGCCACCTACTCAGTGTCCGATGCCGTTGCTACTTACTACATGTATATGAAGTACGTGCATCCCTTCATTTTCGCCTTGTGTACCATCATTCCCATGGAGCCTGATGAG GTGTTAAGAAAAGGATCTGGGACACTATGCGAGGCACTGCTGATGGTTCAGGCATATCATGCCAACATCATCTTCCCCAACAAGCAAGAGCAGGAATTCAACAAGCTTACAGAAGATGGACATGTGTTGGACTCAGAGACCTATGTGGGAGGCCATGTGGAAGCACTGGAATCTGGGGTCTTCCGCAGTGACATTCCCTGCCGCTTCAAAATG AATCCTGCTGCCTTCGACTTCCTGGTGCAGCATGTGGAGAAGACCTTGCAGCACGCCattgaggaagaggagggtcTTCCTTTGGATCAGGTCACTAACTTCCAGGAG GTTTGTGATGAAATCAAGGCCAAGCTGAATTCCCTGAAGGATGTTCCCAACAGAATTGAGTGTCCTCTTATCTATCATCTGGATGTGGGGGCCATGTACCCCAACATCATTCTGACCAACAGGTTGCAG ccctctgccatggTGGATGAGGCCACATGTGCTGCCTGTGACTTCAACAAGCCAGGTGCCAACTGTCAGCGCCGGATGACGTGGCAATGGAGAGGAGAGTTCA TGCCTGCCAGCCGCAGTGAGTACCACCgcatccagcagcagctggagtcGGAGAAGTTCCCTCCCTTGTTCCCTGATGGACCACCCCGTGCCTTCCATGAGCTTTCCCAGGAAGAACAAGCCAAATATGAGAAAAAGCGCCTAGCAG ATTACTGCCGCAAGGCGTACAAGAAGATCCATGTCACCAAGGTGGAGGAGCGAGTCACCACCATCTGCCAACGAGAAAACTCTTTCTACGTGGACACGGTGCGAGCATTCCGGGACCGCCGATATGAGTTCAAGGGGCTGCACAAG GTGTGGAAGAAGAAGCTGTCTGCAGCAGTGGAGACCGGAGATGCCTCTGAAGTGAAACGCTGCAAGAACATGGAGATTCTCTATGACTCCCTTCAGCTGGCCCACAAGTGCATCCTCAACTCCTTCTATGGATATGTCATGCGGAAAGG AGCTCGCTGGTACTCCATGGAAATGGCTGGCATTGTCTGCTTCACAGGGGCAAATATCATCACCCAGGCCAGAGAGCTGATCGAGCAGATTGG GAGACCTCTAGAACTGGATACCGATGGGATTTGGTGTGTCCTTCCCAACAGTTTCCCAGAGAACTTTGTCATCAAGTCAACCAATATCAAGAAGCCAAAAGTAACCATCTCTTACCCAGGTGCCATGCTGAACATCCTCGTGAAA gaAGGCTTCACAAATGACCAgtaccaggagctgcaggatccAGCCTCACTCACCTACATCACGCGCTCAGAGAACAGCATCTTTTTTGAAGTGGATGGTCCATACCTGGCTATGATCCTTCCAGCCTCCAAAGAGGAGGgcaagaagctgaaaaaaag GTATGCCGTGTTCAACGAGGATGGGTCCCTGGCTGAGCTGAAGGGGTTTGAGGTGAAACGCCGGGGAGAACTGCAGCTGGTGAAGATATTCCAGTCATCTGTGTTCGAAGCCTTTCTGAAAGGGAGCACCCTGGAGGAGGTCTATGCTTCCGTGGCCAAGGTGGCCGATTACTGGCTGGATGTGCTTTACAGCAAG GCTGCCAACATGCCTGATTCAGAGCTGTTTGAGCTCATCTCAGAGAACCGGTCCATGTCACGCAAACTGGAGGACTACGGGGAGCAGAAGTCCACCTccatcagcactgccaagcGCCTGGCAGAGTTTTTTGGGGACCAGATGGTGAAGGATGCAGGACTGAGCTGCCGTTTCATCATTTCCAAGAAACCAGAAGGGTCTCCCGTCACCGAGAG GGCCATCCCCCTTGCCATCTTCCAACT ACCCAGTGTGCGCAAGCACTAACTCCGGAAATGGCTGAAGAGCCCCTCGCTGCAGGACTTCAACATCCGTGCG GAGTAG